The nucleotide window ACTGCATCAAAGCCCGCTAGCTCACACTTTAAAATATCATCAAGCAAAAATTTTATCTTTGCCCCATAAGCCTTTGCCTTATTTTTGGCATTTGCAAGCATAGCTTCAGAGTTATCCACGCCGCTTAGTACAAGATCGTTTCTAAGGTTATTTAGCAAAAGCAGGCTATTTGCCGTAGAGCAGCCAAGGTCGCACACTTTTGCTGATTTTGGCAAAATTTTAGCCAGCAGTTTTGCATTTAAATTTGAGCTCACGTCGTAAAACGGCACCGAGCGCGAGATCATATCATCAAAAACGCTCGCCACAAAGTCATCAAATTCAAACTGCTTGCTTATAGGCTCTTTAAAAATTTCATCTCTCATATACCAGCTCCATATCCGTCAAAGTATCTCATCGTCTCTCCAAAAAAGAGATCGCACACGCCAACACAAGCTCTAGCTCCGTTTATATCGCATTTGATCTGTTCTTTTAGCCCTTCAAGTGTGTCAAATTTTTTATTATCTCGCAAGCGTTTTATAAAACAAACCGCGACATGCTTCGCTACTTTTGGCGCGACCTCGTCTAAGATGTGTGTCTCGACGCTAAAATTTCCATCCGTGCTAAGTCTATTGCCTATAAATGTGACCGAGCCATAGGTATATGAGCCTATCCTAGTTCTTGTGGCGTACACGCCGTCTTTAGGCAATAAATAGTTTTTTACATCCAAATTTAGCGTTGCAACTAGCTCCTTTGCACCGATGCCCTGCCCTTTTATCACGTTGCCCTCGACCGAGTACTCCCTGCCTATTAGCCTGTTTGCCTCTTCGATGTTGCCTTGGCGTATCAGCTCCCTAATGGATGAGCTATGCACGCCCATGCCGTCATAACAAACCTCATCAACGACGACCACCTCACCATCAAAAATTCTTTTCAAATCGTGCTTATCCCACGCTCTATTTCTGCCAAATCTAAAATCAAACCCAACAACGATCTTTTTTAAATTTTTAAAATCATGTTTTAGCATCGCGATAAATTCCTCACCACTAAGCCCTTTTATACTCTCAAAATCGTACAAAAAGCAAGGATAGTTTGAGTACTCGGCTCGCTTTAGCTTTGGCGTGATGTTTGCCTTGTTTTTGTCGATCACGACAAGTCCACCAAACTCGCCTAGCTGCTTTAAAAGCTGTTTATGCCCTCTATGCACGCCGTCAAAGTGCCCGATCGCAACGGCAGTGATATTATCTTTTGTTAAAAGCGTAGAAAAATTCGGCATTTCCCTCTTTCCCTTTTACTTCACACTCTTTGCAAGCTATCATTTTAAATCCTAGGCCATTAGCCATCACTTCAAACCTCTTCATCGCTAAATTTATAGCTTTCATATCAGTGACGACGCCTTTTTTATTTCGTTTTACGCCGACACCCACTTCAAATTGTGGCTTAAAAAGCGTGATAATGAGCGAATTCTCACTTGCTAGCTCACAAACGGCGGGTAAAATTTCAGCCAAAGAGATAAAGCTAACATCGCAGGTTATTAGATCAAATTTACCTTGCTCTTGCTTAGCAAACTCTCTGATATCGGTCTTTTCATAAATTTTTACTCGCTCATCGCTTCTTAGGCTAGCGTCAAGTTGATCGGTACCAACATCCACACCAGTCACGCTCTTTACGCCACACTCAAGTAAAATTTGCATAAAGCCGCCAGTTGAGCTGCCGATATCAAGTGCGTTTTTGCCAGCTAAGTCAAATTTCATCGATTCCAAAAAGCTTTTTAGCTTAAGCGCGCCTCGCCCAACGTAAA belongs to Campylobacter concisus and includes:
- the tlyA gene encoding 23S rRNA (cytidine-2'-O)-methyltransferase TlyA, whose amino-acid sequence is MRFDNYVASVLNISRNKASELIKSGKVLTNGEICTKVSSEVSEAKISLLDEIYVGRGALKLKSFLESMKFDLAGKNALDIGSSTGGFMQILLECGVKSVTGVDVGTDQLDASLRSDERVKIYEKTDIREFAKQEQGKFDLITCDVSFISLAEILPAVCELASENSLIITLFKPQFEVGVGVKRNKKGVVTDMKAINLAMKRFEVMANGLGFKMIACKECEVKGKEGNAEFFYAFNKR
- a CDS encoding bifunctional riboflavin kinase/FAD synthetase, producing MPNFSTLLTKDNITAVAIGHFDGVHRGHKQLLKQLGEFGGLVVIDKNKANITPKLKRAEYSNYPCFLYDFESIKGLSGEEFIAMLKHDFKNLKKIVVGFDFRFGRNRAWDKHDLKRIFDGEVVVVDEVCYDGMGVHSSSIRELIRQGNIEEANRLIGREYSVEGNVIKGQGIGAKELVATLNLDVKNYLLPKDGVYATRTRIGSYTYGSVTFIGNRLSTDGNFSVETHILDEVAPKVAKHVAVCFIKRLRDNKKFDTLEGLKEQIKCDINGARACVGVCDLFFGETMRYFDGYGAGI
- the cmoA gene encoding carboxy-S-adenosyl-L-methionine synthase CmoA, with the translated sequence MRDEIFKEPISKQFEFDDFVASVFDDMISRSVPFYDVSSNLNAKLLAKILPKSAKVCDLGCSTANSLLLLNNLRNDLVLSGVDNSEAMLANAKNKAKAYGAKIKFLLDDILKCELAGFDAVLANYTLQFIRPPKRADLVQKIYNGLNENGVFLFSEKIIFEDKKLTKSVIEIYEDYKQAQGYSRYEIAQKREALENVLVPYTEEENSNLVLNAGFKRVESTFKWGNFMSFLAFK